One window of Bos indicus isolate NIAB-ARS_2022 breed Sahiwal x Tharparkar chromosome 18, NIAB-ARS_B.indTharparkar_mat_pri_1.0, whole genome shotgun sequence genomic DNA carries:
- the LRFN1 gene encoding leucine-rich repeat and fibronectin type III domain-containing protein 1 isoform X2: MAPGPFSSALLSLPPTALPFLLLLWAGASRGQPCPGRCICQNVAPTLTMLCAKTGLLFVPPAIDRRVVELRLTDNFIAAIRRRDFANMTSLVHLTLSRNTIGQVAAGAFADLRALRALHLDSNRLAEVRGDQLRGLGNLRHLILGNNQIRRVESAAFDAFLSTVEDLDLSYNNLEALPWEAVGQMVNLNTLTLDHNLIDHIAEGTFVQLHKLVRLDMTSNRLHKLPPDGLFLRSQGPGPKPPTPLTVSFGGNPLHCNCELLWLRRLTREDDLETCATPEHLTDRYFWSIPEEEFLCEPPLITRQAGGRALVVEGQAVSLRCRAVGDPEPVVHWVAPDGRLLGNSSRTRVRGDGTLDVTITTLRDSGTFTCIASNAAGEATAPVEVCVVPLPLMAPPPAAPPPLTEPGSSDIATPGRPGANESVAERRLVAAELTSSSVLIRWPAQRPVPGIRMYQVQYNSSADDSLVYRMIPSTSQTFLVNDLAAGRAYDLCVLAVYDDGATALPATRVVGCVQFTTAGDPAPCRPLRAHFLGGTMIIAIGGVIVASVLVFIVLLMIRYKVYGDGDGRRVKGTSRSPPRVSHVCSQTNGAGATQAPPPPAPDRYEALREVAAPAAAAAAVETKAAAADVASAETEAVLGRSLGGSATSLCLLPSEETSGEESRAAVGPRRSRSGALGPSASPPPTLALVPGGAPARPRPQQRYSFDGDYGALFQSHSYPRRARRTKRHRSTPHLDGAGGGAAGEDGDLGLGSARARLAFTSTEWMLESTV, translated from the exons ATGGCTCCGGGCCCCTTCTCCTCAGCGCTCCTCTCGCTGCCGCCTACTGCCCTGCCCTTTCTGCTGCTCCTCTGGGCAGGGGCATCACGGGGCCAGCCCTGTCCTGGCCGCTGCATCTGCCAGAACGTGGCGCCCACGCTGACCATGCTGTGCGCCAAGACCGGCTTGCTCTTCGTGCCGCCGGCTATCGACCGGCGCGTGGTGGAGCTGCGGCTCACCGACAACTTTATCGCGGCCATCCGCCGCCGAGACTTCGCCAACATGACCAGCCTGGTACACCTCACCCTCTCCCGGAACACCATTGGCCAGGTGGCGGCCGGCGCCTTTGCGGACCTGCGTGCCCTCCGCGCCCTGCACCTCGATAGCAACCGGCTGGCGGAGGTCCGAGGCGACCAGCTCCGGGGTTTGGGCAACCTCCGCCACCTGATCCTGGGCAACAACCAGATCCGTCGGGTGGAGTCGGCTGCTTTCGACGCCTTCCTGTCCACCGTGGAGGACCTGGATCTGTCCTACAACAACCTGGAGGCCCTGCCCTGGGAGGCCGTGGGCCAGATGGTGAACCTGAACACTCTCACGCTGGACCACAACCTCATCGATCACATCGCCGAAGGGACCTTTGTGCAGCTTCACAAACTGGTTCGCCTGGACATGACCTCCAACCGCCTGCATAAACTGCCCCCTGATGGGCTCTTCCTGAGGTCCCAAGGTCCGGGACCCAAGCCGCCCACGCCGCTCACGGTCAGCTTCGGCGGCAACCCCCTGCACTGCAACTGTGAGCTGCTGTGGCTGCGGCGGCTGACCAGGGAGGACGACCTGGAGACGTGTGCCACGCCGGAGCACCTCACCGACCGCTACTTCTGGTCTATCCCCGAGGAGGAGTTTCTGTGTGAGCCTCCGCTGATCACGCGGCAGGCGGGCGGCCGGGCCCTGGTGGTGGAGGGCCAGGCGGTCAGCCTGCGGTGCCGCGCCGTGGGGGACCCTGAGCCCGTGGTGCACTGGGTGGCACCCGACGGGCGCCTGCTGGGGAACTCGAGCCGGACCCGGGTCCGGGGGGATGGGACCCTGGATGTAACCATCACCACCTTGCGGGACAGCGGCACCTTCACTTGCATCGCCTCTAACGCCGCCGGGGAAGCCACCGCACCCGTGGAGGTGTGCGTGGTGCCTCTGCCTTTGATGGCGCCCCCACCTGCTGCCCCGCCACCTCTCACGGAGCCTGGCTCCTCGGACATCGCCACGCCTGGCCGACCTGGAGCCAATGAGTCGGTGGCTGAGCGCCGGCTTGTGGCGGCAGAGCTCACTTCCAGCTCTGTGCTCATCCGCTGGCCGGCCCAGAGGCCCGTGCCTGGCATCCGCATGTACCAGGTGCAGTACAACAGCTCCGCAGATGACTCCCTTGTCTACAG GATGATCCCATCCACCAGCCAGACCTTCCTGGTGAATGATCTGGCAGCAGGCCGCGCCTACGACCTGTGCGTGCTGGCCGTCTACGACGATGGGGCCACGGCGCTGCCGGCCACCCGAGTGGTGGGCTGTGTGCAGTTTACCACCGCTGGGGATCCCGCACCCTGCCGCCCGCTGAGGGCCCATTTCTTGGGCGGCACCATGATCATCGCCATCGGGGGTGTCATTGTCGCCTCCGTCCTCGTTTTCATCGTTCTGCTCATGATCCGCTACAAGGTCTACGGCGATGGGGATGGCCGCCGAGTCAAGGGCACCTCCAGGTCGCCTCCGCGGGTCAGCCACGTGTGCTCGCAAACCAACGGCGCAGGCGCAACGCAGGCCCCACCCCCGCCGGCGCCCGACCGCTACGAGGCGCTGCGAGAGGTGGCGGCTCCCGCGGCTGCGGCGGCGGCTGTCGAGACGAAGGCTGCGGCGGCCGACGTGGCTTCCGCGGAAACGGAGGCGGTCCTTGGACGTTCCCTGGGCGGCTCGGCCACCTCGCTGTGCCTACTGCCATCCGAGGAAACCTCCGGGGAGGAGTCCCGGGCCGCGGTGGGCCCTCGGAGGAGCCGTTCCGGGGCTCTGGGACCGTCGGCTTCACCGCCCCCTACTTTAGCTCTGGTTCCTGGGGGAGCCCCGGCCCGGCCGAGGCCTCAGCAGCGTTATTCGTTCGACGGGGACTACGGGGCGCTCTTCCAGAGCCACAGTTACCCGCGCCGCGCCCGGCGGACAAAGCGCCACCGGTCCACGCCGCACCTGGACGGGGCCGGAGGGGGCGCGGCCGGGGAGGACGGAGACCTGGGGCTGGGCTCCGCCAGGGCGCGCCTGGCCTTTACCAGCACCGAGTGGATGCTGGAAAGTACCGTGTga